The genomic segment aaattaattctagAAGAGAAATgagtaaccaaaataaaaatttattaaaattgggtGACTAACATGAGTGTACATAACATTGAATTAAAGATAGATGATCAAAATGAGAACAATTTTTAAAAGCAGtgcctaaaatgaaaataatctttTACTGCTGtacctaaaataatttttttaaaatttttggagatCAAAATAAAAACTTGTGAAAGTTTACTGATCAattgtgtagtttaccctaaatattTTAGATCttacactctttttctttttttttgtttaagcaACTACATTACAATAGAGAAAAGGACAAATAGGTTTATAACAATTAGGATAGAACTCTGAATCTTAtgctaattaattttaaaaccaaCACAAATTTTAGGATTCGACTTCGTATGGTAATATTAATATAGAAAGTGTAAAAACCTTTGGAAATGCGTgcataacatgcatgcaagttccAAACGTGTTGCCTTTTCAAAGTGAAGAATAGTAAGAGCATTGACTATAATAAATGGAGTTTACTTGCACTGTGGAAAATATAATATATGGACTTAAGTTTGACCCAGCACATTTTGGGGCGGTTTCGAGGAATGATCATAATGGAGAAATCATGaatgaacaaattaatggttCCCGTGTGGGCCATTATTGGCCTCTCATGGCAAGCCGTGACAACAGGACTCAAACAAAATGATAGAAGGGAAGACCATGACTTCCAAAGCAATAAACTTTGTTTAAATAGGGAAGACCTTGACTTCCAAAACAATAAACTTTGTTTAAATTGGATTAAGTTATTAGCCTGGAAATCACGAACCTATACTATTACCAAAACATACAGAAATAAGCTCAAAGATGGCCTCACCCGTTTGTTTCACTACCCTTGTCCTTTCTCATGTTTTGATTTCATTCGTGGTTGCCATTGTTCCAACTTTGGGTACTGGTTCAACCAGATTGGACACAATATCCTCCCTAGAAATGGAATCCGAAGCTCTCCTCCGCACTGGTTGGTGGAGTTGGCACAGCAATGACACTTCGAAACGTTGCACCTGGCCAGGTATTTTATGTGATAATGCTCGAAGCATCACAAGAATTTATCTTTATCACAATTATCTAACGGGTCAGCTACCTCAATCCCTTGGAAAACTTACACGTTTAAAAGAACTCAACCTTTCTGGTAACTCTTTTGAAGGTTCTATCCCCCTAGATTGGGGAAACTTGAAGAGTTTGAAACAGTTGGACCTatccaataaccaaattcttGGTCCTATTCCTTCTACCTTGGGCAACTTAACCAATTTAAAAATGTTGAACCTATCCAAAAACCAAATTAGTGGTCCTATCCCTTCTACCTTGggcaaattaaccaatttaaaacaGTTGGACTTATCCTTTAATCAAATCACTGGGGCAATTCCTCCAACTTTGGGTCGCTTAaccaatttgaaatttttgtacTTCACTTCAAACCAAATTAGTGGTTTCATTCCATCTGAATTACAAAACATGAAGAGTTTGGTTAAATTATATCTCAATGAAAACATGCTAGAAGGCCCAATCCCTTATGAAATTGGAAACATGAAGAATTTGGTTGCATTGGATCTAAGTAAAAACAGGCTCAATGGTTTGATCCATTCATCAATATCTTATTTGTCTAGATTGAGATATTTGTACCTTGATTCGAATTTTTTAGAAGGTCCCTTACTACAAGTAGTGGAGAATTTGAATGATTTAAGATGCCTTAACCTCTCCAATAACCAATTGATTGGACCTATTCCATCTCAAATTGGGGATTGCTCAATTTTACAAGAATTGTCTTTGAGTAACAATCAAATAATTGGAAGCATTCCCTTTGAAGTTTTAGTCTGTCCATCTCATATTCTTGATATAAGTCATAACTTCAACGAGGGAGAAATACCACATCAATTTGGTATCATGGTTAACATAAGCATTTTGGATCTTAGCCACAACAAGCTAAGGGGCATGATTCCTAAATCCTTAAGGCCTAAGGAAAAGGTCAATTTGTCCTATAACTTCCTGGAGGGTCCTATTCCACATTACTTGAGTGGTTTTCCCCCTGACTCATTTCGGGGAAACAAGCACTTATGTGGAAAGATATCAGGTTTCTTTCTTTGCCCTTCTACACCAAGCAACAGGGTAATAATGTTGAAAgttggactgcaatgcaacatggagccagaagcatgctactgtcgagaccagcagctatcgagctcagctcatTTTACTTGGTGCGCACGAATGGTTTTTGGACCAAATGAAGCAACTGACATTGCTGTTTTGTTTTGTTGTAATTTAGTTCAGTTTAATTGCAACTAGCTTTAATAGTTAGTAAGATTAAGTTAGTGATTAGATAGCTGATGTAAAAGCTTATGTGTCAGCTCATTTTGTATTTGACTTAAGCTTACATTGGTTGTAAATTAGTGGAGGCAGTTAGATTAGTAGGTAACTGTCAAATGAACAAATTGTAACtccttttatttcaaattttgaatgaaaaatgtaatgttcagttacaactttgctgagtattcaatttttgttcattttttgctttgctttgctttttctttgcttcgattcttcttgcttcagtcttgcaaacactgtattgtaactttgtttgatgtttgctgctgccattgttccaacaaatggtatcatgagCCCGAATCTTTGAGAGGCCATTTTTTGTACTTTGTTGAGTTTAAATCAAAACCATCAGCAAAGCTTAAAATCAGAAAGGATCGAAGCACTTAAAATCAGTTTAGTAGAATGAGTTTCACTCCACCACCTCCACCAGTGTTCGCTGGAGAAAACTAtcacatttggatagttaaaatgaaGACTTATCTCCAGGCACATGATCTTTGGAGTGTGATCGAGAATGAtgctgaaccacctccattgagagcCAATCCCACCATTGCACAGATGAGGCAACATACTGaggagcgagccaagaagcataaggctatggcctgcttgcaaaatggagtctctgatgtgatatttactcgcatcatggcctgtgactcaccaAAGCAGGCTTGGAagaagctgaaggaggagttcatggggaCTGATAAGACAAGGCAACAGCAAGTGATTAACCTCAGGAGAGACTTTGAGAATTTGAGGATGAAGGAGTCTGAGACCATCAAGCAGTACTCAGGCAGGATAATGGCCATTGTCAACAGCATTAGGCTCctgggagtggacttcacagagagcagagttgttgaaaaggtcattacaactctcccggagaaatttgagtcaaaaatctcttcacttgaggactcgagggacttatcagccatttcattgtctgagctgataaactccctgtatgcacttgagcaaaggagGGCAAATAGGCAGGAGGAGAATCCTGAAGCTGCTTTCCAGGCTAAAGCCAGTGAAGGCTCGAGTGTGAGTGCAAAAGGCAAGAAGCCCTGGCATAATAGAAGGGTCAAGTCAGGAAAAGATGAAGCAAAAAGGGTGTTCCCACCATGTGTTCATTGCAAGAAGACAACACATTCAGAAAAGtattgctggtttaggccagatattCAGTGTAGAAAGTGCAAGCAGTTTGGCCATGTGGAGAAGGTATGCAAAGGCAAACCAAGGGAGGCTGCTCTGCAACAAGCTAGACCTACTGAGGACattcaagctcaggaggagcatgtgTTCACAGCAACTTGTTTTGTTGGCACAACCAAGGCCAGCAATGATTGGCTACTAGACAGTGGTTGCTCACACCATATGGCAGCAGATGAGAAGCTGTTCAAGGGCCTAGACAGAAGCTTCCACTCGAGAATTAGAATTGGAGATGGCAAGCTGATTGAGGCTAAGGGCAAGGGCAGTGTGCTGGTTagcactggttcaggtaacaagcTGATCACAGATGTGCTTTTTGTACCTGATTTAGACCATAATTTGCTTAGTGTAGGCCAATTAGTTGAAAAGGGCTATACATTGGTTTTCAAGGATGGTTGTTGTACTGTTCAAGACATGAATAGTCTGGAGTTAATCTCAGTCTCTATGACTGATAGATGCTTCATGTTGGATGTTAGCCAAGTAGAAAGAAAGGCATACACCAGCCTTGCTGATAACACTGATTTGTGGCATAAGAGACTAGGCCATGCCAATTTTAGATCTCTTGATTTGCTACATAGGCTGAATTTAGTtgatgacatttcaaaaattgaggttAGTGGGAATGTTTGTGAGGTTTGTCAGCTTGGTAAGCAAGCTAGACTACCTTTTCCTGCTGACAGTGCTTGGAGAGCTCAAAACAAGCTCGaattggtgcactctgatgtttgTGGCCCTATGAGAACACCCTCAATCAGTGAGAACAGGTACTTTGCCCTGTTTATAGATGATTTAACAAGGTTGTGCTGGGTCTACTTCTTGAAGCTaaagtcagaagtgtttgaagccTTCTGCAAATTCAAGGCTTATGCTGAAAATCAGTTAGGCTGCAAAATTAGAGCCTTGAGGACTGATAATGGCTCTGAATATGTGTCTGAGAGATTTCAGAAGCTTTGTGACAGTGCTGAGATTCACCATCAGCTCACAACAGTCTATACTCCTCAACAGAATGGAGTCTGTGAGAGAAAGAATAGGACTGTGCTGAACATGGCCAGGTGCCTCTTGTTTCAAGGCAAGCTTCCAAGccagttttgggctgaggcagtcaaCACCTCAGTGTATCTGCTCAACAGACTGCCAACTCGAGCAGTCAAGGATAAGACTCCTTTTGAGACTTGGCATGGAGTCAAACCTGTGGTAACACACTTAAAAGTGTTTGGCTGTGTATGTTATGCACTTATTCCAGTAGAGAAAAGGACCAAGCTTGAGAGCAGAGCAACTCCAGGAATCTTTGTTGGCTACAGCAGCAACAAGAAGGGCTATAGAGTGTATGATCCTACAGCAAAGAAGGTCTTAGTCAACAGGGATGTAAAGTTTGATGAGGAAAAAGTGTGGAATTGGAATGGTGTTGAAGCTGACATGTCTGAAATGGACCAGTTGGACTTGGTTGCTGAACCCATAGAAGAGGGACCAGGAGAAGATGTTGTGGATGACATACCAGTGAGGGGTACTAGAACTTTGGCTGATGTCTATCAGAGGTGCAATGTTGCTGTGATTGAACCTTCAGACTTTGAAGAGGCTGCTAAGAACAGAAGCTGGATGAAAGCTATGGAAGCTGAGTTGGAAATGATCAACAAAAAtcagacttgggagttggtgagcagACCAGAACACAAGAGGGTCATAGGTGTTAAATGGGTGTACCGGGCCAAGTACAATGTTGATGGCTcactgaacaagcacaaggccaGGTTTGTGGTGAAGGGCTACAGTCAGCAGTATGGTGTTGACTACCTagagacttttgctccagtgGCAAGACTGGATACAATTAAGCTGTTGTTTGCTTTAGCAGCTCAGAAGCAGTGGAGAGTTCACCAATTGGATGTCAAATCAGCATTTCTGAATGGTTTTCTCAAGGAGGAGATCTTCATCgagcaacctgaaggttttgaagtTGTTGGACATGAAGACAAAGTGTACAAGTTGAGAAAGGCCCTCTATGGTCTgaaacaggcaccaagggcctggtatgacagagTTGATGCTTACCTGACCAATCTTGGATTTGTGAAGAGTCTTAGTGAACCAACCCTGTATGTTAAAAGGTCAGAACATGAAACCTTGCTGATTGTCTCCTTGTATGTAGATGATTTGCTTGTGACAGGGAGCAAAGTTGAGCTCATTGATGAGTTCAAGCTCCAAATGCAGCAAGTGtttgagatgacagatttggggatcatgacttacttccttggcatggaagtgcACCAGTCTGATCGAGGTATCTTCTTCAGCCAACActcatttgctttgaagatcttagacaaattttgcatgcataactaTAAAGCAGTCAGCACACCTGTGGCTCAAGAAGAAAAGCTGACTAGCAGTGGTGATAAGCAGAGGGTTGATGAGAGGCACTATCGAAgcctagttggttgtctgttgtATCTAACAGCAACCAGGCCAGACATCATGTTTGGTGTCAGCCTGTTATCGAGATTCATGCATTGTTGCAATGAAGCACATTTGAAAGCAGCAAAGAGGGTCCTTAGATACATCAAGGGCACTGCTAGTTTTGGTGTAATGTTTGAAAGTGGGAACCAACTGAAATTAAAAGGCTACTCTGACAGTGACTGGGCAGGATCCCttgatgacatgaagagtacctcAGGATACTTCTTTACACTTGGATCGGGgatgttttgctggagttcaaaAAAGCAGCAAACTGTTGCTCAGTCCACAGCTGAAGCAGAGTACATTGCTGCAGCAGGAGCAGTTAATcaggccatttggctaaggaagcTGCTTCATGACCTTAATGAAACTCAAAATGAAGCAACTGAAATTTGGGTGGATAATCAGTCTGCAGTTGCAATAGCCAAGAACCCTGTGTTCCATGGTAAGACtaagcattttaaaatcaaactgcattttgttagagaggctgaacaagcaaaagaagtcagccttgtgcattgcagctcaggggcacaattggctgacataatgaccaagcccttaggggctgctcgatttgaatctttgagaagtgcaattggaatgtgttgcatacagtccaaggaggagtgttgaaagctggactgcaatgcaacatggagccagaagcatgctactgtcgagaccagcagctatcgagctcagctcattttgcttggtgcGCACGAATGGTTTTTGGACCAAATGAAGCAACTGACATTGCTGTTTTGTTTTGTTGTAATTTAGTTCAGTTTAATTGCAACTATCTTTAATAGTTAGTAAGATTAAGTTAGTGATTAGATAGCTGATGTAAAAGCTGATGTGTCAGCTCATTTTGTATTTGACTTAAGCTTACATTGGTTGTAAATTAGTGGAGGCAGTTAGATTAGTAGGTAACTATCAAATGAACAAATTGTAACtccttttatttcaaattttgaatgaaaaatgtaatgttcagttacaactttgctgagtattcaatttttgttcattttttgctttgctttgctttttctttgcttcgattcttcttgcttcagtcttgcaaacactgtattgtaactttgtttgatg from the Gossypium hirsutum isolate 1008001.06 chromosome D09, Gossypium_hirsutum_v2.1, whole genome shotgun sequence genome contains:
- the LOC107941231 gene encoding LRR receptor-like serine/threonine-protein kinase ER2, producing the protein MASPVCFTTLVLSHVLISFVVAIVPTLGTGSTRLDTISSLEMESEALLRTGWWSWHSNDTSKRCTWPGILCDNARSITRIYLYHNYLTGQLPQSLGKLTRLKELNLSGNSFEGSIPLDWGNLKSLKQLDLSNNQILGPIPSTLGNLTNLKMLNLSKNQISGPIPSTLGKLTNLKQLDLSFNQITGAIPPTLGRLTNLKFLYFTSNQISGFIPSELQNMKSLVKLYLNENMLEGPIPYEIGNMKNLVALDLSKNRLNGLIHSSISYLSRLRYLYLDSNFLEGPLLQVVENLNDLRCLNLSNNQLIGPIPSQIGDCSILQELSLSNNQIIGSIPFEVLVCPSHILDISHNFNEGEIPHQFGIMVNISILDLSHNKLRGMIPKSLRPKEKVNLSYNFLEGPIPHYLSGFPPDSFRGNKHLCGKISGFFLCPSTPSNRVIMLKVGLQCNMEPEACYCRDQQLSSSAHFTWCARMVFGPNEATDIAVLFCCNLVQFNCN